A genomic window from Salvia hispanica cultivar TCC Black 2014 chromosome 5, UniMelb_Shisp_WGS_1.0, whole genome shotgun sequence includes:
- the LOC125187655 gene encoding uncharacterized protein LOC125187655, translating to MTTNPKAKEQLTGTENEQPVPVGWLQKIKERYRKTKEDVEAYPYVWGSYILVYGGFGLWLTYRWRALRKTEDRVRSLQEKIRKQREEASTSAEVVERSVKYGSSQPKPPSVDKATQ from the coding sequence ATGACAACCAACCCAAAAGCAAAAGAGCAGTTAACTGGAACAGAAAATGAGCAACCTGTGCCTGTTGGGTGGTTACAGAAAATTAAAGAGCGGTATAGGAAAACCAAAGAAGATGTCGAGGCTTACCCCTATGTATGGGGCTCTTATATTCTTGTATACGGAGGTTTTGGTTTATGGCTGACCTACAGGTGGAGAGCTCTGCGCAAAACTGAAGACAGAGTTCGATCTCTTCAAGAGAAGATCCGCAAACAGCGTGAGGAGGCGTCTACTTCTGCTGAAGTTGTAGAGAGATCAGTAAAATATGGTTCATCGCAACCCAAGCCGCCATCTGTTGATAAAGCTACCCAATAG
- the LOC125189877 gene encoding LOW QUALITY PROTEIN: DNA topoisomerase 2-binding protein 1 (The sequence of the model RefSeq protein was modified relative to this genomic sequence to represent the inferred CDS: deleted 1 base in 1 codon): protein MAAKVFTGANVCLSPSLVPPEVFDALHDVLNFNGAQVFLSCDPSRNGPNDYHVIASPDHEKFEYLRSKDCNLLGPQCVLFCAKEHRKLPSQGYTCCIAFDGVNIVTSGFDKDVKDAIRKKVNAMGGQVTEKTSSDVSFIIVKDVLVQKYKWALTQARKPIVTTEWLEQCWKEHRVVPHEPYRVPPFSGLTICVSGIPIDECKEIEKLVVQNGGIYSSELTKRCSHLICNISYQLTHLFGVCYFTPEGDKYMVAKRWRIIYIVNRKWFHQSIARRACLMEDSFPVQQSSSGSTVKTLEHHSQGKGTRNSQPISSSNPSVSESDTNLSAQDMEPDVENLLTNILCTSSEVPHISKRGNDVPTEKQKNVPDFTRCVADDSESEDGDLYLSECRILLLGFEASELRKLVSMVRQGGGSRYMSVRENLTHVVVGNPSEKEMKEIRSLSAFGVVSIVKASWLEECSSRKKEVPVSQGHIAYDLLVPKDFVVFNGTTAANTTSLKLRNPSAR, encoded by the exons ATGGCGGCAAAAGTGTTTACTGGCGCGAATGTGTGCCTGTCGCCGAGTCTGGTTCCACCTGAGGTCTTCGACGCGCTGCACGACGTGTTGAACTTCAACGGCGCCCAGGTTTTCCTCAGCTGCGATCCCTCCCGCAATGGACCCAACGACTATCACGTCATCGCCTCGCCCGACCAT GAGAAATTTGAGTATCTTCGATCCAAGGACTGTAATTTGCTCG GTCCTCAGTGTGTGTTGTTCTGTGCGAAAGAGCACCGGAAGCTACCTAGTCAGGGGTACACTTGCTGCATTGCATTTGATGGTGTAAATATAGTTACATCTGGTTTTGACAAGGATGTAAAG GACGCCATTCGAAAGAAGGTCAATGCTATGGGAGGACAGGTGACGGAAAAAACATCGTCAGATGTCAGTTTCATAATTGTGAAGGATGTCCTAGTCCAAAAATACAAG TGGGCTCTAACCCAAGCGAGAAAACCAATAGTCACAACCGAATGGTTGGAGCAATGTTGGAAAGAACACCGTGTCGTTCCTCACGAACCTTACAGAGTTCCTCCTTTTTCTGGATTGACGATATGTGTCAGTGGAATTCCCATag aTGAATGTAAGGAAATCGAGAAGCTTGTTGTGCAAAATGGCGGGATATATTCTTCTGAGCTGACAAAAAGATGCTCTCATTTGATATGCAATATATCCTATCAACTTACCCACTTGTTTGGTGTTTGCTACTTCA CTCCTGAAGGTGACAAGTATATGGTTGCAAAAAGATGGCGTATCATATACATAGTTAACAGGAAATGGTTTCATCAGTCTATTGCCAGAAGAG CATGTCTTATGGAAGACTCCTTCCCAGTTCAACAATCATCTTCCGGTAGTACTGTAAAGACATTGGAGCATCACAGTCAAGGCAAAGGCACCAGAAATTCGCAGCCTATCTCATCATCTAACCCCTCTGTCTCAGAATCAGACACCAATCTTTCTGCTCAGGATATGGAACCTGATGTGGAGAATCTCCTGACAAACATCCTATGCACATCTTCTGAGGTTCCCCACATATCTAAAAGGGGAAATGATGTACCTActgaaaaacagaaaaatgttCCTGATTTTACTCGATGTGTTGCTGATGATTCTGAAAGTGAGGATGGTGATCTATACTTGTCTGAGTGCAGAATTTTACTTTTAGGCTTCGAGGCTTCTGAATTGCGGAAGCTAGTCAGTATGGTTCGGCAGGGCGGGGGCTCTCGTTATATGTCCGTCAGGGAGAATTTGACTCACGTGGTAGTTGGAAATCCATCAGAAAA AGAGATGAAGGAAATAAGGAGCCTTTCAGCTTTTGGAGTTGTTAGTATTGTCAAAGCATCATGGCTTGAAGAATGC TCATCAAGAAAGAAAGAGGTCCCTGTCTCTCAGGGTCACATTGCTTATGATTTACTTGTTCCAAAAG ATTTTGTagtttttaatgggacaactgCAGCTAACACCACAAGTTTGAAACTGAGGAATCCCTCTGCTCGTTGA